From Pseudomonas poae, the proteins below share one genomic window:
- a CDS encoding DedA family protein, protein MLQQFLHDFGYFALFLGTFFEGETILVLAGFLAFRGYMDINLVVVVAFCGSYAGDQLWYFLGRKHGRKLLARKPRWQLMGDKALEHIRKHPDIWVLSFRFVYGLRTVMPVAIGLSGYPPVRYLILNGIGAAVWAAALGAAAYHFGAVLEGMLGSVKKYELWVLGALLLLGFGLWLRRRFKNARIARQACADAKARLAAEPAPVETPKTPVE, encoded by the coding sequence ATGCTTCAACAATTTCTGCATGACTTCGGCTACTTTGCCCTCTTCCTAGGCACGTTCTTCGAAGGCGAAACCATCCTGGTTCTCGCAGGCTTCCTGGCGTTCCGTGGATACATGGATATCAACCTGGTGGTGGTCGTTGCCTTTTGTGGCAGCTACGCCGGCGACCAGCTGTGGTACTTCCTGGGGCGCAAGCACGGCCGCAAACTGTTGGCGCGCAAACCGCGCTGGCAATTGATGGGCGACAAAGCCCTGGAACATATCCGCAAGCATCCGGATATCTGGGTGCTGAGCTTCCGCTTTGTCTACGGATTGCGCACGGTGATGCCGGTGGCGATTGGCTTGTCGGGCTACCCGCCAGTGCGCTACCTGATCCTCAACGGGATCGGCGCCGCGGTCTGGGCGGCAGCGCTGGGCGCAGCGGCGTATCACTTCGGCGCGGTGCTGGAAGGCATGCTGGGCAGCGTCAAGAAGTACGAGCTGTGGGTGTTGGGCGCGTTGTTGCTGCTGGGCTTTGGCCTGTGGCTGCGCCGCCGGTTCAAGAACGCCCGTATCGCCCGCCAGGCGTGCGCCGATGCCAAGGCCCGGCTCGCCGCCGAGCCGGCCCCGGTCGAAACGCCTAAGACACCAGTCGAGTAA
- the ppk1 gene encoding polyphosphate kinase 1, with product MNTEGLSEVAVKDAHPVVEQVTETPPELEPAPAAAVVEAPAPAPVAAVTNLDDSSLYIHRELSQLQFNIRVLEQALDESYPLLERLKFLLIFSSNLDEFFEIRVAGLKKQITFAREQAGADGLQPHQALARISELVHGHVDRQYAILNDILLPELEKHQVRFIRRRQWTTKIKTWVRRYFRDEIAPIITPIGLDPTHPFPLLVNKSLNFIVELEGIDAFGRDSGLAIIPAPRLLPRIIKVPEEVGGPGDNYVFLSSMIHAHADDLFQGMKVKGCYQFRLTRNADLALDSEDVEDLARALRGELFSRRYGDAVRLEVADTCPKHLSDYLLKQFNLGETELYQVNGPVNLTRLFSITGLDSHPELQYKPFTPQIPKLLQNSENIFSVISKQDILLLHPFESFTPVVDLLRQAAKDPHVLAVRQTLYRSGANSEIVDALVDAARNGKEVTAVIELRARFDEESNLQLASRLQAAGAVVIYGVVGFKTHAKMMLILRREAGEIVRYAHLGTGNYHAGNAKLYTDYSLLTSDDALCEDVGKLFSQLIGMGKTLRMKKLLHAPFTLKKGMLDMIARETQFALDGKPAHIIAKFNSLTDPKIIRALYKASQSGVRIDLVVRGMCCLRPGIVGVSHNIHVRSIIGRFLEHTRVFYFLNGGEEQMFLSSADWMERNLDKRVETCFPVEGKKLIMRVKKELESYLTDNTHSWSLQSDGRYVRNTPTGNQNPRSAQATLLEKLGSPILTVN from the coding sequence ATGAATACCGAAGGACTCTCAGAAGTTGCCGTAAAAGACGCTCACCCAGTGGTGGAACAAGTCACCGAGACCCCGCCGGAGCTGGAACCAGCGCCGGCTGCCGCAGTGGTCGAGGCGCCCGCGCCGGCCCCGGTAGCTGCCGTGACCAACCTGGATGACAGCAGCCTGTACATCCACCGCGAGCTGTCACAACTGCAATTCAACATCCGCGTGCTGGAACAGGCGCTGGATGAGTCCTACCCGCTGCTGGAGCGGCTGAAATTCCTGCTGATTTTCTCCAGCAACCTGGACGAGTTCTTTGAGATCCGCGTTGCCGGCCTCAAAAAGCAAATCACCTTCGCCCGTGAGCAAGCCGGCGCCGACGGCCTGCAGCCGCATCAGGCGCTGGCGCGCATCAGCGAACTGGTACACGGCCACGTGGACCGCCAATACGCGATCCTCAACGACATCCTGCTGCCGGAGCTGGAGAAACATCAGGTCCGCTTCATTCGTCGCCGTCAGTGGACCACCAAGATCAAAACCTGGGTGCGCCGCTATTTCCGCGACGAAATCGCGCCGATCATCACCCCGATCGGCCTCGACCCGACGCACCCGTTCCCGTTGCTGGTGAACAAGAGCCTCAACTTTATCGTCGAGCTGGAAGGTATCGATGCCTTCGGTCGCGATTCGGGCCTGGCGATCATCCCGGCACCGCGTCTGTTGCCACGCATCATCAAGGTCCCGGAAGAGGTGGGCGGGCCTGGCGACAACTATGTATTCCTGTCGTCGATGATCCACGCGCACGCCGATGACCTGTTCCAGGGCATGAAGGTCAAGGGCTGCTACCAGTTCCGCCTGACCCGTAACGCCGACCTGGCGCTGGACTCCGAAGACGTCGAAGACTTGGCCCGTGCTCTGCGTGGCGAGCTGTTCTCGCGGCGCTACGGTGACGCGGTGCGCCTGGAAGTGGCGGACACCTGCCCCAAACACCTGTCGGACTACCTGCTCAAGCAGTTCAACCTGGGCGAGACCGAGTTGTACCAGGTCAACGGCCCGGTGAACCTGACGCGCCTGTTCAGCATTACCGGCCTGGACAGCCATCCGGAGCTGCAATACAAGCCGTTCACCCCGCAGATCCCGAAACTGCTGCAAAACAGCGAGAATATTTTCAGCGTGATCAGCAAGCAGGACATCCTGCTGCTGCACCCGTTCGAGTCCTTCACCCCGGTGGTCGACCTGTTGCGCCAGGCCGCCAAGGACCCGCACGTATTGGCCGTGCGCCAAACCCTGTACCGCTCCGGCGCCAACTCGGAAATCGTCGATGCCCTGGTAGACGCTGCGCGTAACGGCAAGGAGGTCACCGCGGTGATTGAATTGCGTGCGCGCTTCGACGAAGAGTCCAACCTGCAACTGGCCAGCCGCCTGCAAGCGGCCGGTGCGGTGGTGATCTATGGCGTGGTCGGCTTCAAGACCCACGCCAAGATGATGCTGATCCTGCGCCGTGAAGCCGGTGAGATCGTGCGTTACGCCCACTTGGGCACCGGCAACTACCACGCCGGCAACGCCAAGCTCTACACCGACTACAGCCTGCTGACCTCCGACGACGCCTTGTGCGAAGACGTCGGCAAGTTATTCAGCCAGTTGATCGGCATGGGCAAGACCTTGCGCATGAAGAAGCTGCTGCACGCGCCGTTCACGCTCAAAAAGGGCATGCTCGACATGATTGCCCGCGAGACCCAGTTCGCCCTCGATGGCAAACCGGCGCACATCATCGCCAAGTTCAACTCGCTGACCGATCCGAAGATCATCCGTGCGCTGTACAAGGCCAGCCAGTCCGGTGTGCGTATCGACCTGGTGGTGCGCGGCATGTGCTGCCTGCGTCCGGGTATTGTCGGCGTGTCGCATAACATCCATGTGCGCTCGATCATCGGACGCTTCCTGGAGCACACGCGGGTGTTCTACTTCCTCAACGGCGGCGAAGAGCAGATGTTCCTCTCCAGTGCCGACTGGATGGAGCGCAACCTCGACAAACGTGTGGAGACCTGTTTCCCGGTGGAAGGCAAGAAGCTGATCATGCGGGTCAAGAAGGAGCTGGAAAGCTACCTCACCGACAACACCCACAGCTGGAGCCTGCAGTCGGACGGCCGCTACGTGCGCAACACGCCAACCGGTAACCAGAACCCGCGCAGTGCGCAGGCGACGTTGCTGGAGAAGTTGGGTAGCCCGATTCTGACAGTGAATTAA
- the ppx gene encoding exopolyphosphatase, producing the protein MPQSQAKNLSLIAAIDLGSNSFHMVVAKAQNGEIRILERLGEKVQLAAGIDDERQLNEESMQRGLDCLKRFAQLINGMPLGAVRIVGTNALREARNRGEFIRRAEEILGHPVEVISGREEARLIYLGVSHTLADTPGKRLVADIGGGSTEFIIGQRFEPLLRESLQMGCVSFTQRYFKDGKITPARYAQAYTAARLEIMSIEHALHRLTWDEAIGSSGTIRAIGLALKAGGHGTGEVNAEGLAWLKRKLFKLGDVEKIDFDGIKPDRRAIFPAGLAILEAIFDALELQRMDHCDGALREGVLYDLLGRHHHEDVRERTLTSLMERYHVDLEQAARVERKALHAFDQVAEDWDLEDGVWRELLGWAAKVHEVGLDIAHYHYHKHGAYLIEHSDLAGFSREDQQMLALLVRGHRRNIPRDKFAEFGDEGIKLIRLCVLLRFAILFHHIRGTQEMPQVTLRANGDSLDVVFPKGWLDENQLTQADFAQEAEWLTRVGFSLNLR; encoded by the coding sequence ATGCCGCAATCCCAAGCCAAGAATCTGTCCCTGATCGCCGCCATCGACCTGGGCTCCAACAGCTTTCACATGGTCGTGGCCAAGGCCCAGAACGGCGAAATCCGTATCCTCGAACGGCTCGGCGAAAAAGTGCAACTGGCTGCCGGGATCGACGACGAGCGCCAGCTCAATGAAGAATCAATGCAGCGCGGCCTCGATTGCCTCAAGCGCTTTGCCCAACTGATCAACGGCATGCCCCTGGGCGCCGTGCGAATTGTCGGCACCAACGCCCTGCGTGAAGCACGTAACCGTGGCGAATTCATCCGCCGTGCCGAGGAAATTCTCGGGCACCCGGTAGAAGTCATCTCCGGCCGCGAAGAAGCACGCCTGATTTACCTGGGGGTGTCCCACACCCTGGCAGACACCCCCGGCAAGCGCCTGGTGGCGGACATTGGCGGGGGCAGTACCGAATTCATCATCGGCCAAAGATTCGAGCCACTGTTGCGCGAGAGCCTGCAGATGGGCTGCGTCAGCTTCACCCAACGCTATTTCAAGGACGGCAAGATCACCCCGGCACGCTACGCCCAGGCCTACACGGCGGCGCGGCTGGAGATCATGAGCATCGAACACGCCCTGCATCGCCTGACCTGGGATGAAGCCATCGGCTCATCGGGCACCATCCGCGCCATCGGCCTGGCGCTGAAAGCCGGCGGGCATGGCACCGGAGAGGTCAACGCCGAGGGCCTGGCGTGGCTCAAGCGCAAGTTGTTCAAGCTGGGCGATGTCGAGAAAATCGACTTCGACGGTATCAAACCTGACCGCCGTGCCATCTTCCCGGCCGGCTTGGCGATTCTCGAGGCGATCTTCGACGCCCTCGAACTGCAACGCATGGACCACTGCGACGGCGCCCTGCGCGAAGGTGTGCTGTATGACCTGCTGGGTCGCCATCACCACGAAGACGTGCGTGAGCGCACCCTCACTTCGCTGATGGAGCGCTACCACGTTGACCTGGAACAGGCGGCACGTGTGGAGCGCAAAGCCCTGCACGCTTTCGACCAGGTCGCCGAAGACTGGGACCTGGAAGACGGTGTATGGCGCGAACTGTTGGGCTGGGCGGCCAAGGTGCATGAAGTGGGCCTGGATATCGCCCACTACCATTACCACAAGCACGGCGCCTACCTGATCGAGCACTCGGACCTCGCCGGCTTCTCCCGCGAAGACCAACAGATGCTCGCCCTGCTGGTGCGCGGCCATCGCCGTAACATCCCCAGGGACAAGTTCGCCGAATTCGGCGACGAAGGCATCAAGCTGATTCGCCTGTGCGTGCTGCTGCGTTTTGCGATCCTGTTCCACCACATCCGTGGCACCCAGGAAATGCCCCAGGTGACCCTGCGCGCCAACGGCGACAGCCTGGACGTGGTGTTCCCCAAAGGCTGGCTGGATGAAAACCAGCTGACCCAGGCGGACTTCGCCCAGGAAGCGGAATGGCTGACGCGGGTGGGGTTCAGCCTGAACCTGCGCTAA
- the hemB gene encoding porphobilinogen synthase has protein sequence MSFTPANRLFPATRLRRNRRDDFSRRLVRENVLTTNDLILPVFVLDGENRREAVASMPGVERLTIDLLLEEAAHWVALGIPALALFPVTPPELKSLDAAQAWNPQGIAQRATRALRERFPELGVITDVALDPFTTHGQDGILDEEGYVQNDITVDALVKQALSHAAAGAQVVAPSDMMDGRIQAIREALELAGHVNVRIMAYSAKYASAYYGPFRDAVGSALNLGKANKASYQMDPANSHEALHEVAADLAEGADMVMVKPGMPYLDILYRVKDEFKVPTFVYQVSGEYAMHMAAIQNGWLSEGVILESLTAFKRAGADGILTYFAVRAAQLLREQQ, from the coding sequence GTGAGCTTTACCCCTGCCAATCGCCTGTTCCCCGCCACCCGTCTGCGTCGCAATCGTCGTGATGATTTTTCTCGCCGTCTGGTCCGTGAAAACGTGCTGACGACCAATGATTTGATTCTGCCGGTGTTTGTACTCGACGGTGAAAACCGTCGGGAAGCGGTGGCGTCGATGCCGGGTGTGGAGCGCTTGACCATTGATCTGCTGCTTGAAGAAGCCGCTCATTGGGTCGCGCTGGGGATTCCGGCGCTGGCGTTGTTTCCGGTCACGCCGCCTGAACTCAAGTCCCTCGACGCTGCGCAAGCCTGGAACCCGCAAGGGATCGCCCAGCGTGCCACGCGTGCGTTGCGCGAGCGTTTCCCGGAGCTGGGGGTGATCACCGACGTGGCGTTGGACCCGTTCACCACCCACGGGCAGGATGGCATTCTTGACGAAGAAGGCTATGTTCAGAACGACATTACCGTCGATGCGCTGGTCAAACAGGCGTTGTCCCACGCGGCAGCAGGCGCCCAGGTGGTTGCGCCGTCGGACATGATGGACGGTCGCATCCAGGCGATTCGTGAAGCCCTGGAGCTGGCCGGCCACGTCAATGTGCGGATCATGGCCTACTCGGCCAAATACGCCAGCGCCTACTACGGCCCGTTCCGCGATGCGGTGGGCTCGGCGCTGAACCTGGGCAAGGCCAACAAGGCTTCGTACCAGATGGACCCGGCCAACAGCCACGAAGCCCTGCACGAAGTGGCGGCTGACCTGGCCGAAGGCGCCGACATGGTGATGGTCAAGCCCGGGATGCCGTACCTCGACATCCTGTACCGGGTCAAAGACGAATTCAAAGTGCCGACCTTTGTCTATCAGGTCAGTGGCGAATACGCCATGCACATGGCTGCAATACAGAATGGCTGGTTGAGTGAAGGGGTAATCCTCGAATCCCTGACCGCCTTTAAACGTGCCGGCGCCGATGGCATTCTGACCTACTTCGCCGTCCGCGCCGCCCAATTGCTTAGAGAGCAACAATAG
- a CDS encoding sterol desaturase family protein: MDFVPYAVPFFIALIVVELLADRWRGERNYRVADAINSLSTGVLSTTTGLLTKGVGLLTYAFALKHLAVIELPANSVWTWVFAFVFYDFCYYWLHRCGHERNILWAAHSVHHQSEDYNLTTALRQTSTGFLLSWIFYLPLAVLGVPLVVFISVASLNLLYQFWVHTRHVPKLGWFEWFFVTPSNHRAHHAQNALYMDRNYGGVFIIWDRLFGSFQEEDDNEPVIFGVTTPLASWNPLWANLQFYAQLWSDARRTERWWDKLRIWFMRTGWRPADVQAKYPLAKPDLSQFRKFEVPLDARQQVYIALQFAAYVGFGSYLMNFGEGLPTAARVLGWSAMALGLFTLGVALENRPWAFKAELLRLALNLPLVWLAPLVGLWPASSLGWLGLVCYSLLSGIGLYCCRSRLTRLVS; the protein is encoded by the coding sequence ATGGACTTCGTGCCTTACGCGGTACCGTTTTTCATTGCCTTGATCGTGGTGGAGCTGCTGGCCGACCGCTGGCGCGGCGAGCGCAATTATCGTGTGGCGGATGCCATCAACAGCCTCAGCACCGGTGTGCTGTCTACCACCACGGGCCTGCTGACCAAGGGCGTGGGGCTGCTGACCTATGCATTCGCCCTCAAGCACCTGGCTGTGATCGAGCTGCCTGCCAACAGCGTCTGGACCTGGGTGTTCGCCTTCGTCTTCTACGACTTCTGCTACTACTGGCTGCATCGCTGCGGCCATGAACGCAACATCCTGTGGGCCGCGCACTCGGTGCACCACCAGAGCGAGGATTACAACCTCACCACCGCCCTGCGCCAGACCAGCACTGGCTTTCTGTTGAGCTGGATCTTCTACTTGCCCCTGGCCGTGCTTGGCGTGCCGCTGGTGGTGTTTATCAGTGTGGCCTCGCTCAACCTGCTGTACCAGTTCTGGGTGCACACCCGGCATGTGCCCAAGCTGGGCTGGTTCGAATGGTTCTTCGTCACGCCGTCCAATCATCGGGCCCACCATGCACAGAACGCTCTCTACATGGATCGCAACTACGGCGGGGTGTTCATTATTTGGGACCGCTTGTTCGGCAGCTTTCAGGAAGAAGACGATAACGAACCGGTGATCTTCGGCGTGACCACGCCCCTGGCCAGTTGGAACCCGTTGTGGGCCAACCTGCAGTTTTATGCGCAGTTATGGAGTGATGCGCGCCGCACCGAGCGCTGGTGGGACAAGCTGCGCATCTGGTTCATGCGCACCGGCTGGCGCCCGGCGGACGTGCAGGCCAAGTACCCGCTGGCCAAACCGGATTTAAGCCAGTTCCGCAAATTCGAGGTGCCGCTGGACGCGCGGCAGCAGGTGTATATCGCCCTGCAATTTGCGGCGTACGTGGGGTTTGGCAGTTATTTGATGAATTTCGGCGAGGGTTTGCCTACGGCGGCACGGGTCCTGGGCTGGAGTGCGATGGCGTTGGGGCTGTTTACGTTGGGCGTAGCCCTGGAGAATCGCCCATGGGCCTTTAAAGCGGAGCTGCTGCGCCTGGCGCTGAATCTGCCGTTGGTATGGCTGGCACCGCTGGTCGGGCTGTGGCCGGCCAGCAGTTTGGGCTGGCTGGGCCTGGTGTGTTACAGCCTGCTCAGCGGAATTGGCCTCTACTGCTGTAGAAGCCGGCTTACTCGACTGGTGTCTTAG
- a CDS encoding DUF1120 domain-containing protein, translating to MKKIVGLTLGIACLAAAVSAHANTSAQLVVRGTITPAACNLSLAGSGIIDYGTIRSNELSQTAFTPREERTTSLIVNCGTTPARFGITFTDLQAGSKVTGILGAGFTEAQNFGLGAVGTRRTGGYSVTLRDLRASGVTLNPIVRTGTGAWQSSDGRVAQTPSQYSWRDGTVLTPALISQFTGTLAVRAVINRAADLDLSRDISLDGRATLVLSYI from the coding sequence ATGAAAAAAATTGTTGGCTTGACCCTCGGTATCGCGTGCCTGGCTGCGGCGGTAAGTGCCCATGCAAACACCAGTGCCCAATTGGTGGTCAGGGGCACGATTACCCCGGCAGCCTGTAACCTCAGCCTGGCTGGCAGCGGCATTATCGATTACGGCACGATTCGCTCCAACGAATTGTCCCAGACGGCATTCACCCCGCGTGAAGAGCGAACCACTTCCCTGATCGTCAATTGCGGCACGACACCCGCCCGGTTCGGGATCACCTTCACCGACCTGCAAGCGGGCAGCAAGGTCACAGGTATCCTGGGCGCCGGTTTTACTGAAGCGCAGAACTTTGGTCTGGGGGCTGTGGGCACCCGGCGAACCGGTGGCTATTCGGTCACGCTCAGGGACCTGCGGGCTTCCGGTGTCACACTTAACCCCATTGTGCGTACGGGTACCGGGGCCTGGCAGTCCAGCGATGGCCGAGTCGCTCAAACGCCAAGCCAGTATTCCTGGCGCGATGGCACGGTGCTTACCCCCGCCCTTATTAGTCAGTTTACCGGCACACTTGCGGTGAGGGCGGTGATTAACCGGGCGGCGGATCTGGACCTGAGCCGCGATATCTCTCTTGATGGGCGCGCCACGCTCGTATTGAGTTACATCTAA